Genomic window (Phragmites australis chromosome 5, lpPhrAust1.1, whole genome shotgun sequence):
CCAGATTGACACCTCTCTCGAATCCGAGATGGAAGAGGGCGCTCTTGAAGATTGGGGGCAGTGTATTAGCGGGAGCGGCTTCTGAAAATGTTGACCCAAAGGTGTCTATCTATTACGAGTCTCTAGTTTAACATTGCTGTGCTAGACCCTGATGCTGATAATTTGCTTATGTCCATTTTAGGTGATTATGTTAATTGCTAGAGAAGTTCAGGTGGCAAGCCTTCATGGAGTTCAGGTAGATAGAAGAAATTTGTTTAGTGGAGTCGTTGATATCAAATCTTGTTTTGTTCGTCACCTGACCATTGAAATGGCTACAATCAGGTAGCAATTGTTGTGGGGAGTCGAAATATATACTGTGGTGACACTTGGGCTGCTGAAACAGGCATTGAAAGGGCTGCAACATGTCCAATAGGGTAATTTGTTCGAGATCCCTTATATTTTCCTTTTGCTTGTCTGCTCTGTGGTTCCATTTTCTGTAATGGCTCGTGCTCCTTGTGAATAATGCTCTGTTTCCGTGCTACCTGTAAAACTGCCAAGTGTGCCATCGTTTCATTGCCAGGGTTTCTCTTGGGTTTGAATATGATTTCAGTACTCTTCCCATTGCTATTTTCATTGTTTTACCTTGTATTTATGCACATTACATGTGAAGTATTGGAAATGGATCAGCTCGATGGTGACAATAGTACTCCCTTGCTACAATGTGGCTCCATCACTGCTCAGGAGAGCCATACCAGATTGTTACAACTTATGAGTTACATATCACTGTTACTCATTGGCAGCTGTCTACATATTTCTTGTTAAGCATTCTACCACATTGATCTAGGGAAAAGCTCTCTTTACCTGATGTTCTCTTATTTCCAGCTGCTCAAACATCTCCTTTTGACCTTATAtgccattttttttatgttgctgTACACCAGAATGTATATCCTGGAGGATAGACTTTAAAAATTAGCTTcatatgtgctgttgatgattTATCTGTGTGAATTGTGTTACCTTTCTATTTGATATCTAAGGACATGGCTGTTGAAAGTTGAAACCATTTTCTTTTATAACAACGATAAATGATGGAAGCAGTCAGTTCTAATCCcatttctcttaatttttttgagagaccatttttgttcatttacATTCAGAATACTTTTAGCTTTGAATATTGATGTATTTGTACTGTTCCATTTGCGAGAGATTAAGCAACAAAGTAGCTAAGGAAAAGAATTCTGATTCAGTTTCAAAATGATGGGAGAATTTTTGGCACAAAAAATTACCCAGGTAATGTGATCTGTGACATATGAACATATCTTGAAGGTATTTAACCGACCTACTAGGCTGCCACCCCATTAGTTAATCGGGTCACCTTTGAGGGCTTCTCTTATGTTCTGTCAAGACTCAGATATCTTATTCTTTTGCCATTCGACAAATTTTGATGACTGATGTTGCAACCACAGTTCTACAACAAATGTAAGTCTTAGAAGTTAACACTGGTCCGTCTACTTCACATGTTTCAGGATGATGGCATCAGTGTTGAATGCGGTGTTGCTACAAGCATCGCTTGAAAAGATCGGCATCGAGACACGAGTCCAGACAACATTGGTGGTGCAAGATGCTACGGAACCATACATAAGACGACGAGCTATACGCCATCTTGAAAAAGGGAGGGTTGTTATCTTCGGAGGGATTGGTGCTGCGATGGGAAATCCACTTTTCACAACAGATACAGCAGCTGCCTTGAGAGCTTCTGAAAGTATGTCTTTGAACTGCCTTCCCCATATCAGACACTACTTTTTTCCCAGCATTTCTACATGCATACGCACAATTTCTTTCTTAACAACCGTTTCCTTTTCATGAAAActttgcttcacttgtggccTAGAAATCTGACTAGACACACTGTTAACCAGTCAATGCAGATGTACTCCTTAAAGGTATTACTGGAGATACCGTAAATGGTTGCACTCCTGAAAGCAATGGCGATGCAGAATTTGAACACATTTCATACAGGGAGTTAGTGGCAAGAGGATTCAGCAAAATGGATGTAATAGCAATTACCTTTTGTGAGGAGAACAACATTCCTGGTTAGCCTACTATCTCTGTCTCACTCTGAATTTAAGACTGGTAACTTTTCAACACTCCAGATAAGATGACTATTGTGTTTTAATTTGTTTCAGTTGTCCTTTTTAACATGATGGAGCCTGGTAACATATCTAGAGCATTGTGTGGATATCAGGTAGGAACTTTGGTTGACCAGACGGGAAGGATCAGTTGACTTAATGCAAGAAAGCTGTGCTAGAGCATCGAAGCTTTGGCGATCATCACATAACTTGTGGGTTCTAATTCTCTAATTGAAATGTTTTGCATTTTGCGTTGGGGGGCAAATTTTGTGAATGGCGAAAGTACTTGTCTCGTGGATTCCATGTATAGCCTCGTTTGTAAATTAAGTAGAAGCTGTGGTATGAAATAGTCAATGGATGCTCAACTCAGGAAGTAGTGATGAACCGTGCTGTTTACTGTTTCTTAACTGGAATTTCTACTGCGAGATCAATTCCTCTGGTTCTTCtgcaccttttcttttgttcgACAGGGATGATTCTGCTGCATCGCTTCTCTTTTGTCGAATAAGCATATTGGATAATCTGAATCAGTCAATCAAAGTCTGAAGTTTTTTTCGTTACTCACATATTTTCGTGGAATCCGAGTATAAAAGTCTAATGAAAGTTTGCGTGTTCTGAAAATAAAGGAGATTATGAAAGTACTGTACGCACTTTCAGGGCCGTGTCTAGGAATTTGAGGCCCCAGTGCGAAATATAAAATGGGGtcctaaaattaaaaaatttatataacCAAAGCATActttcacttaattatataacTTCAAGACATGTTATTTGTTACAATATTTAGGAATATATCAAATATTAATGCTAAACAGTAAAGGTAGTACTCAAGCAATAAACTGACCTCATGTTCTACTGAAAAGCATCATCCTTTTAGTATTTCTTGAAATAAAATCTTCAATTATATCTTCATACTTAATCTTCTTCAAGATATCATTTTCAAGTGCTATTGTCGTCAATCCATTGAGTCTTTCTTGTGTCATAGTAGAACGCAAGTAGGATTTCAACAACTTGAGTTTAGAAAAGCTCCTTTCCGCAGATGCAACAGTCACGGGAATAGTTAACAAAATTCTGTATGCAATAACGGCATTAGGGAAACAGCCTAgctatttcaaatatttcagaATATCAAGAGGGCTCATAGATTCCTTAATAAGATCCTGGATGAACTTTAACTCCACATACAATTCTTTTCCATCAATATCTGAATGTTCTCCACTCTTAAGTGCTACCTTAAGATtaacagaagaagaaaacaaactctTATCATCCAAGGAGCATAGCTTATCTGAATTAAACAAGAAACCAAAAGTATTTTCGTACCCCTGATATTGCTCAAATCTCCTAGTAAGTGAAGCTATAGCTTGATCAACAAtagctataaaataattaaccCTAAATGACTCATGTGCAGATTGTGAAGCAATAGATGCATCATTATTGCTCTCATCAAattgtctttttcttttgattttacgCTTGGTGCGGAATTCTGGAGCAATATCCATCTCAAGTGCAATTTCTTTTGCAGCTTCTAATGCATTTGAAAAGCCAGTTTCTCTATACTTATTGAAAAAGGAAATCAGCCCCTGTACTTTCTCAATTGCAATATCAATAAGCATATCTTTTGCTTGTAGTTGCTTACTGACCAAATTAACAGCAGATAATATTTCATACCAGATGATTATTGCCACTAAAAATTCAAAGCCACCAAGTTCATTGTCCGCCAAGGATTTAGCTTCACTACTTGTCAATGGATCATTATCATTTTCAGCCACTTGTAGTAAAGCCTCCCTTATTTCTTGAATCTGAAACCTTATAGCCTTAACACTATCAACACGACTCTCCCAACGAGTAGATGACAATAACTTGAGAGTCAATCCTGTTATGTTATCTTTAAGAATTTGTCATTTTTTAGTAGAATTAGCAAATATTGTATAGATACGTTGTATAACTCCAAAAAAATCTTTTACATTACCACAAGACTTTGCCATATCACATAGTGTTAAATTCAGACTATGACAACCACAAGCTGAATAAAAAGCTCTAGGATTTTTATCCAATAGTTTCTTTTGTACCCCTTGatgttttcctttcatatttgACCTATTATCATATCCCTGTCCTCTCACATTGTCTACATCAAGGTCAAGATTTTTCAATTCATTTTGTAGAACATCAAACAATCCTTGCCCAGTTGTATCATTTACAtccaaaaaacctaaaaaggaTTCTTCAATGCAAATAGAACCTGAAGATGCATCAACATACCTTATGATCAAAGACATCTGTTCTTGGTGGCTTGCATCAGGAGTACAGTCAAAGATAACTGAGAAGTACTTTGCTTCTTTAACCTTTCCAATGATTTGAGACCTGATTGCAACAGCTATCAAATTTATTAACTCATTCTGGATGCAAGGACCAAGATAATGAATATGAATTTCATCATTCGTGATGCGTTGAACATGCTGTTGGATAACTGGATTAAATTCAGCCAACATTTGAATCAATCCTAAGAAATTACCATTGCTGTCTTGGTACAACCTGCTATTACTGCCACGAAATGCTAAATTATGTTCTGCAAGAAATTTTACAATCAAGATAATTCTAAACAAAACCTTTCTCTAATGGTCCCTTTCTTTTTGAAGTTTTCGCTGAGCAACTTTATCAATTGTTTGATTCTTTTGCAACCTGAGACGCAAGGCATACCAAGTAGCCATATTCATAACATGTTTTGTACTAGTTTCATGCTCTTTAAATCTAGTGCCAAGATGATACCAGTCATTGAAACCCTCATTTGCTAATTGACCTTTTCCATACCCCTTTCTCAATAAtttgcaacaaaaacaaaatactcTGTCAAGCTCTTTGCTGTATACAAGCCATTCTCTGTCACACTTTTCTCCATTTGAGAGAACTCTAGTGTATGATACTGCAGAAAACTTTCTAGAGAATTTATCTTTAGGACCTTTCTCAATAGACAAATCTCTTTTAGGACCCTTTTGCACCAAAATATCAATCATTTTAGGATCAAGTTCATCCTAAGTTCTTGGATCAAATATATCAGGTTGAAAAGAAGTATTGATGTCATTGTTACTTTCAGTACTTGGTGATCTATCTAAGCTGAGATCAACTCCATCAGTATGTCCACTAACTTCATCGGCAATATTAGTATCGTCACCTTGAACAATTTCTGCAGCGTGACCCTCAACTTCTACTGCAATCTTAGCATCATTACTATGAACCCCATCAACATTAGCAGCTGCAGTTTGATTTTCAGAATTAAATTGAGATTCTTTCATAACAAATCTATCAAGAGCACCCT
Coding sequences:
- the LOC133919016 gene encoding uncharacterized protein LOC133919016 isoform X1; translated protein: MATTCDDVDFGLLGDEDDAHHPPQTHPDPPHPSLPPPQGFYLPQKSPVSPVFAEDSASHFSHDLKNNQAAAKRRGCGVVVEEPGVVGKYRSPYLNSSGKKGRGGGEGAAHNRKDGREEWSDGAICTLLNAYTERFEQLQRGTFRGRDWEDVAAAVASQHPARDGGGKSVDQCKNKMDNLKKRYKVECQRIDGGTSKWPWFKKMEVIVGGATSIASPKPAAATADDVKPRDQQQQNKSCTPSSASLLSIGVGSRLTPLSNPRWKRALLKIGGSVLAGAASENVDPKVIMLIAREVQVASLHGVQVAIVVGSRNIYCGDTWAAETGIERAATCPIGMMASVLNAVLLQASLEKIGIETRVQTTLVVQDATEPYIRRRAIRHLEKGRVVIFGGIGAAMGNPLFTTDTAAALRASEINADVLLKGITGDTVNGCTPESNGDAEFEHISYRELVARGFSKMDVIAITFCEENNIPVVLFNMMEPGNISRALCGYQVGTLVDQTGRIS